One genomic window of Vicugna pacos chromosome 18, VicPac4, whole genome shotgun sequence includes the following:
- the LOC102537036 gene encoding transmembrane protein 248 isoform X8 translates to MFSINPLENLKLYISSRPPLVVFMISVSAMAIAFLTLGYFFKIKEIKSPEMAEDWNTFLLRFNDLDLCVSENETLKHLTNDTTAPESTMTSGQARTSTQSPQSLDDSGPVNISVAITLTLDPLRPFGGYSRNVTHLYSTILGHQIGLSGREAHEEMNVTFTLPSAWSSDDCALHGHCEQVVFTACMTLTANPGVFPVTVQPPHCVPDTYSNATLWYKIFTTARDANTKYAQDYNPFWCYKGAIGKVYHALNPKLTVIVPDDDRSLINLHLMHTSYFLFVMVITMFCYAVIKGRPSKLRQSNPEFCPEKVALADA, encoded by the exons ATGTTCAGCATCAACCCCCTGGAGAACCTGAAGCTGTACATCAGCAGCCGGCCTCCCCTGGTGGTCTTCATGATCAGTGTGAGCGCCATGgcaatagctttcctgaccttgggctATTTCTTCAAAATCAAGGAGATCAAGTCACCAGAAATGGCAGAG GATTGGAATACTTTTCTGCTGCGGTTTAATGATTTGGACTTGTGTGTATCAGAGAATGAAACATTAAAGCATCTCACCAATGACACCACAGCTCCGGAGAGCACAATGACCAGCGGCCAGGCCAGAACATCCACCCAGTCCCCTCAGTCCTTGGACGACTCAGGCCCGGTTAACATCTCAGTTGCAATCACCCTGACCCTGGACCCACTCAGACCCTTTGGAGGGTACTCTCGAAATGTCACCCATCTGTACTCGACTATCTTAGGACATCAGATTGGACTCTCAG GCAGGGAAGCCCACGAGGAGATGAACGTTACTTTTACCCTGCCTTCAGCTTGGAGCTCGGACGACTGTGCCCTTCACGGGCACTGTGAGCAGGTGGTGTTCACAGCCTGCATGACCCTCACAGCCAACCCAGGGGTCTTCCCCGTCACCGT acAGCCACCGCACTGTGTTCCCGACACCTACAGCAACGCCACGCTCTGGTACAAGATCTTCACAACTGCCAGAGATGCCAACACAAAATATGCGCAAGACTACAATCCTTTCTGGTGTTACAAGGGGGCCATTGGAAAAGTCTATCACGCTCTAAACCCGAAGCTTACAGTTATTGTTCCAGAC GATGACCGTTCATTAATAAACTTGCACCTCATGCACACCAGTTACTTCCTCTTCGTGATGGTGATAACAATGTTCTGCTATGCGGTTATCAAAGGCAGACCCAGCAAACTGCGTCAGAGCAATCCGGAGTTTTGTCCTGAGAAG GTGGCTTTGGCTGATGCCTAA